A genomic segment from Tuwongella immobilis encodes:
- a CDS encoding Ig-like domain-containing protein, with the protein MIRKMIMVLGMCGTLFVGHAKADEYSLQSAPPVVVKTMPESGTQGVPVTTREIRVVFSKPMKLGTWSWGMVSKESFPTLNGKPKFLDDGKTCILPVKLDAGKTYSILVNTPKLTGFQDEAGTPAMPYLIIFETAK; encoded by the coding sequence ATGATTCGCAAAATGATCATGGTGTTGGGGATGTGCGGCACTCTTTTCGTGGGCCATGCGAAAGCCGACGAATATTCGCTCCAATCGGCACCGCCGGTCGTCGTGAAGACGATGCCGGAATCCGGAACGCAAGGCGTGCCGGTGACGACTCGAGAAATTCGCGTGGTGTTCAGCAAGCCGATGAAGCTCGGGACTTGGTCCTGGGGGATGGTGTCCAAGGAGTCGTTCCCGACATTGAACGGCAAGCCGAAATTTTTGGACGACGGGAAAACCTGTATTCTGCCGGTGAAACTGGACGCGGGGAAAACGTACTCGATTCTGGTGAATACGCCAAAGCTGACCGGCTTCCAGGACGAAGCGGGAACACCGGCCATGCCGTATTTGATCATTTTTGAAACCGCGAAGTGA
- a CDS encoding tRNA dihydrouridine synthase — MIRFGTPALVLAPMEGVTDAPMRALMGKIGAFDYAVSEFFRINWTVPQPKELLRHIPELRQSSRTPTNLPVQVQLLGGDPDRLAAAAVVAVQLGACGIDLNFGCPAKTVNRHDGGATLLKFPDRIRTIVRTVRDAVPLPIPVSAKMRLGWDTLDAIQINADRAIEGGASWITIHGRTRAAGYAPPIHWEPIGELRKRSPIPVIANGDIWTLDDFRRCRDITGCEHFMLGRGALANPHLPQAVAHELGTRSAPCPDSPVNWEFWLTQLQFWSEGSPRHPPQLMIRRFKQWLSLAAAHSDFAHFDIVKRAKSVEELLSALANPIAAASGMQSHPESATKSEFADLEPTCDCSTAGNPVTMWIDESVP, encoded by the coding sequence ATGATTCGATTTGGAACGCCCGCGCTGGTATTGGCCCCGATGGAAGGGGTGACCGATGCCCCGATGCGCGCCTTGATGGGGAAAATCGGCGCATTCGATTACGCCGTCTCCGAATTTTTCCGCATCAATTGGACGGTTCCACAACCCAAAGAATTGCTCCGTCACATTCCGGAACTGCGTCAATCGAGCCGCACGCCAACCAACCTTCCCGTGCAAGTTCAACTGCTGGGCGGCGATCCGGATCGGCTGGCGGCGGCGGCGGTAGTCGCGGTCCAACTCGGTGCCTGCGGAATCGACTTGAATTTCGGCTGCCCCGCGAAAACCGTCAACCGTCACGACGGCGGCGCAACCCTGTTGAAATTCCCGGATCGCATTCGCACGATTGTTCGCACGGTGCGGGATGCGGTCCCGCTTCCGATCCCTGTTTCCGCGAAAATGCGACTCGGTTGGGATACGCTGGATGCCATTCAAATCAATGCGGATCGTGCGATTGAAGGCGGCGCGTCGTGGATCACCATTCACGGGCGGACTCGCGCTGCGGGCTACGCGCCGCCAATCCATTGGGAACCGATTGGCGAACTTCGCAAGCGGAGTCCGATTCCAGTGATCGCTAATGGCGATATTTGGACGCTCGATGATTTTCGGCGCTGCCGAGACATCACGGGCTGCGAGCATTTCATGTTGGGGCGCGGCGCATTGGCCAACCCGCATCTGCCGCAAGCCGTCGCTCACGAATTGGGGACACGCTCCGCCCCCTGCCCGGATTCCCCCGTGAATTGGGAATTCTGGTTGACCCAGCTGCAATTCTGGTCGGAAGGATCGCCCCGACATCCGCCGCAGCTAATGATTCGCCGGTTCAAACAGTGGCTCAGCCTGGCCGCAGCGCATAGCGATTTCGCTCACTTCGACATCGTAAAGCGGGCGAAATCGGTTGAGGAACTGCTATCCGCACTCGCAAATCCGATAGCCGCTGCTTCTGGAATGCAAAGTCATCCGGAGTCGGCCACCAAATCGGAATTCGCCGATCTGGAGCCGACTTGCGATTGCTCAACCGCAGGGAATCCGGTTACGATGTGGATCGACGAATCGGTTCCGTGA
- a CDS encoding indolepyruvate ferredoxin oxidoreductase subunit alpha, producing MAMVVTDPCIGCKSTDCVVVCPTDAFHDAGEQLVIDPEVCIDCGACAAECPTNAIYPEDEVPTQWIAAISLNARLARIAPGITEPIRRSTS from the coding sequence ATGGCAATGGTTGTGACCGATCCCTGTATTGGCTGTAAGTCAACGGATTGTGTGGTTGTTTGTCCCACCGATGCGTTCCATGACGCGGGTGAACAGCTTGTCATCGATCCGGAGGTTTGCATCGATTGTGGTGCCTGTGCTGCGGAATGTCCTACGAATGCGATTTATCCGGAGGATGAGGTTCCGACACAATGGATCGCGGCGATTTCGCTGAACGCCCGGTTGGCGCGCATTGCACCGGGAATCACGGAACCGATTCGTCGATCCACATCGTAA
- a CDS encoding sigma-70 family RNA polymerase sigma factor: MEHSSAVLLHRLQGGDGESATIIWNRYVQRLTQLVRRRLGRGANPIMDADDAVASAFRSFFRRSQTADWQAQQPGDLWRLLATITRHKLSRQLRWQSAQRRSLPANLIHSIPMESLANRNAPSPLESLIALDLLEQWLMPLDPIDRQIVEARLQEMTWAEIAQTTGIPARTAQRRLARWIAVWEAAIRKSDTPQDSPATDSPNDSDNARREATSTHLVASAELREPLQLPAPQLESVSLERYRLVRCLGQGATGKVYAAYDQVTDEAVAVKLLRRPIWSDLAAMSRFQQEAELLTQLQHPSIIRLRAMGQLRSGGWFLVMPAYRTYPRQWSQRPRQQRLRDLVGVVDALAAAHQQGIVHCDLKWSNFLLDESDSPILSDFGFARHRRESSGMDGGTPGWMAPEQLDSRLGEISPATDCFTMGLLLAAAWLGRAVDWESKLRAWMRADAPWPTWLEVADLTNGPPSLQQTIRDCLQIDPQRRPQHAGELAAIWKSSLSEWESA, encoded by the coding sequence ATGGAACACTCCAGCGCGGTTCTCTTGCATCGTCTTCAAGGCGGGGATGGCGAATCTGCAACCATCATCTGGAATCGCTATGTTCAACGCCTGACCCAACTGGTGCGGCGGCGATTGGGCCGGGGCGCGAATCCGATTATGGACGCGGATGACGCGGTCGCTTCCGCATTTCGCAGCTTTTTCCGTCGATCGCAGACCGCCGATTGGCAGGCGCAGCAACCCGGCGATTTGTGGCGACTATTGGCGACGATCACACGCCACAAATTATCCCGACAACTCCGGTGGCAATCCGCTCAGCGTCGGTCGCTGCCGGCCAACCTGATTCACTCAATTCCCATGGAATCGCTGGCCAACCGCAACGCGCCATCGCCGTTGGAATCGTTAATCGCATTGGATCTTCTGGAACAATGGCTGATGCCATTGGATCCCATCGATCGCCAAATCGTCGAAGCGCGATTGCAGGAAATGACCTGGGCGGAAATTGCCCAAACGACTGGGATTCCCGCGCGGACCGCTCAGCGTCGGCTCGCCCGCTGGATTGCCGTTTGGGAAGCGGCGATTCGGAAATCGGACACGCCCCAGGACTCACCCGCGACGGACTCGCCGAATGACTCGGACAATGCTCGGCGTGAAGCGACTTCGACTCACCTAGTCGCTTCGGCTGAACTGCGTGAACCGCTCCAACTCCCCGCACCGCAATTGGAATCGGTGTCGCTGGAACGCTATCGGTTGGTTCGTTGTTTGGGCCAAGGCGCAACCGGAAAAGTCTACGCCGCTTACGACCAAGTCACCGATGAAGCCGTGGCCGTGAAATTGCTCCGCCGCCCGATCTGGAGCGATCTCGCCGCAATGTCTCGATTCCAGCAAGAAGCCGAACTCTTGACACAGCTTCAACATCCGTCAATTATCCGCTTGCGTGCCATGGGGCAACTGCGTTCCGGCGGGTGGTTCCTGGTGATGCCAGCGTATCGGACCTACCCACGCCAATGGTCGCAACGTCCGCGCCAGCAACGACTTCGGGATCTCGTCGGAGTCGTCGATGCGTTAGCTGCCGCTCACCAACAAGGCATCGTGCATTGCGACTTGAAATGGAGTAATTTTCTGCTGGATGAATCGGATTCACCGATTCTCAGCGACTTCGGATTTGCACGACATCGGCGCGAATCGTCGGGAATGGATGGGGGTACGCCCGGATGGATGGCACCTGAGCAGCTCGATTCCCGTCTCGGCGAGATTTCGCCCGCAACCGATTGTTTCACCATGGGGTTGTTGCTGGCCGCCGCCTGGCTTGGGCGAGCCGTCGATTGGGAATCGAAGTTGCGAGCGTGGATGCGTGCCGATGCCCCGTGGCCGACGTGGTTGGAGGTTGCCGACTTGACGAACGGCCCGCCATCACTCCAACAAACGATTCGGGATTGCTTGCAAATCGATCCGCAACGCCGCCCGCAACACGCCGGTGAACTCGCGGCAATCTGGAAATCTTCGCTCTCCGAATGGGAATCCGCATGA
- a CDS encoding efflux RND transporter permease subunit, translated as MSHAILTHQSDRGGIAHFFIHRPIFAIVLSLVVLLIGGIALTALPISQYPDVVPPQVVVTATYPGANAQTVADTVAFPIEEQINGVENMLYMESQCTNDGALRLTVTFAVGTDPDIAQVLVQNRVAIAQPKLPDVVKQIGVITKKQSTAILLVVTVYSPEDPQTKQPKLDQLTVSNFARMNVKDELARIKGVGDVFMFGEREYSMRIWLDPNRMASLNLSAEEVAAAIRSQNQQVAAGQIGQQPAPSNQPFQLVINTQGRLLEEAEFANIVIRAGKDEQLIRVKDVGRVEFGARSYDSAAMLDGRPSVGLPIFQLPGANAFETAQLVRETMERLKETFPEGIAYDIVFDPTTFVSASVEAVVHTLFEAIVLVAIVVMVFLQNWRAALIPMLAVPVALIGTFGAMAMLGYSINNLTLFGLVLAIGIVVDDAIVVVEAVEFHMARGLAPLAATEKALSEVAGAIIGVSLVLTAVFLPAAFIPGITGQFFKQFAVTVAVSTLISAFNSLTLSPALCPILLKPHHNHDAKQSSPRNPLPPLGLALLLGWIANSVLGGSLRPMLPAAIPEFWQGILITVALAIPGYGVAWGINRGLRVFFQLFNWVFDRVTTVYGAIVRVFMRVSLVILLVYAVLLVQTGRGFMSIPSGFIPQQDQGYLVVNAALPDGASVLRTEAVMKRVTELLLDDHHGGGVPGVAHVTALSGYSIFASANISNAGGAYLSLAPFEERKGRTADQILQEVNAKLATIEEGMIQAFGAPPILGLGNAGGFKMQVQDQASLGLGVLEGMTWNLVEASTREPGIVGSFSTFRSAAPQLYVHVDRSRCQKMGIDVQAVNQALQIYFGSLYVNDLTKFNRNWQVNVQADAQFRAREEDLRQVKVRSPSGKMVPISGLIRVERIAGPSKVNRYQMRPAADINGFNIPTMISSGDAIARMEALAKRELPQGMSFLWTDMAYQEVAAANTRVAIPGVFEFRGNTTLLIFGLSVLLAFLVLAAQYESWLLPLAVVLIVPMCLLCAVIGLQVAALDLNVFTQIGLVVLVGLACKNAILIVEYAKQKREEGMNRDQAALEASKQRLRPILMTSFAFILGVVPLVIAEGAGAEMRRALGTAVFSGMLGVTVFGIFFTPVFYVLLERFRKSPQSTETTTPQPVASPAAVPHPPAPAANAVADAASPDAKSAVNPGSH; from the coding sequence ATGAGTCACGCAATTCTCACCCACCAGAGTGATCGCGGTGGAATCGCCCATTTTTTTATCCACAGGCCGATCTTTGCGATCGTGTTATCGTTGGTTGTGTTGTTAATCGGCGGGATTGCCTTAACTGCGCTGCCAATCTCTCAATATCCGGATGTGGTCCCGCCGCAAGTGGTGGTGACAGCGACCTATCCCGGTGCAAACGCACAAACGGTTGCGGATACGGTTGCGTTCCCAATTGAGGAGCAAATCAACGGTGTCGAAAATATGTTATACATGGAATCGCAATGTACCAATGACGGTGCCTTGCGGTTGACCGTGACCTTTGCCGTGGGAACTGATCCCGATATCGCACAGGTGTTGGTGCAAAATCGGGTGGCCATCGCGCAACCAAAACTGCCCGATGTTGTGAAGCAAATTGGTGTGATTACCAAGAAACAATCGACGGCAATTCTGTTAGTGGTCACGGTGTATTCGCCAGAAGATCCGCAGACAAAACAGCCTAAACTCGATCAGTTAACGGTAAGTAATTTCGCCCGAATGAATGTGAAAGATGAGCTGGCCCGAATCAAGGGTGTCGGCGATGTCTTCATGTTCGGTGAACGCGAATACTCGATGCGGATCTGGCTGGATCCGAATCGGATGGCGTCGTTAAACCTATCGGCAGAAGAAGTTGCGGCGGCGATTCGCAGTCAGAATCAGCAAGTCGCGGCGGGTCAGATTGGCCAACAACCCGCGCCAAGCAACCAGCCGTTTCAGTTGGTCATCAACACCCAAGGGCGATTACTCGAAGAAGCAGAATTCGCAAATATCGTGATTCGGGCCGGAAAAGATGAACAACTCATTCGTGTGAAAGATGTTGGTCGTGTGGAATTCGGTGCCCGATCATATGATTCGGCTGCAATGTTAGATGGCCGTCCCTCGGTCGGTCTGCCGATTTTTCAATTGCCCGGTGCTAATGCCTTTGAGACCGCTCAACTGGTCCGCGAAACGATGGAACGCCTCAAAGAAACCTTCCCGGAAGGGATTGCGTATGACATCGTTTTCGATCCGACGACATTCGTCTCCGCCTCGGTCGAAGCCGTGGTTCACACGTTATTTGAGGCAATCGTGTTAGTCGCCATTGTGGTGATGGTCTTCCTCCAGAATTGGCGAGCTGCGTTAATTCCGATGTTGGCGGTCCCTGTTGCGTTAATCGGGACATTTGGTGCCATGGCAATGTTGGGCTACTCGATCAACAACCTCACGTTATTTGGACTGGTGTTGGCGATTGGAATTGTGGTCGATGATGCGATTGTTGTGGTCGAAGCCGTTGAATTTCACATGGCTCGGGGATTGGCACCGTTAGCCGCCACGGAAAAAGCACTCTCGGAGGTCGCTGGAGCGATTATCGGTGTCTCCTTGGTGTTGACAGCGGTGTTTCTCCCGGCAGCATTTATTCCAGGAATCACCGGCCAATTCTTTAAGCAATTTGCGGTCACGGTTGCGGTATCCACATTGATTTCCGCATTTAATTCACTTACCTTGTCGCCCGCGTTGTGTCCGATTCTGCTGAAGCCGCATCACAATCACGATGCGAAACAGTCCTCGCCACGCAACCCGTTGCCCCCCTTGGGATTAGCGTTGCTGTTGGGATGGATCGCCAACTCCGTTTTGGGTGGATCGCTTCGCCCGATGCTGCCAGCGGCCATCCCAGAATTCTGGCAAGGAATTCTGATTACGGTGGCACTTGCCATCCCCGGATACGGGGTTGCCTGGGGAATCAATCGCGGATTAAGGGTATTTTTCCAACTATTTAATTGGGTGTTCGATCGCGTCACGACGGTGTATGGGGCGATCGTTCGCGTGTTCATGCGCGTTTCGCTTGTGATTCTGCTGGTGTATGCCGTCTTGCTGGTGCAAACGGGCCGCGGGTTCATGAGCATCCCCTCGGGGTTTATTCCTCAGCAAGATCAAGGCTATTTGGTGGTCAATGCCGCGCTGCCAGACGGGGCATCTGTGTTGCGAACCGAGGCTGTGATGAAACGGGTGACCGAATTGTTGCTCGACGATCATCATGGTGGCGGGGTACCCGGTGTGGCCCACGTGACGGCGTTATCAGGTTATTCCATTTTTGCGTCGGCGAATATCTCGAATGCGGGTGGCGCATATCTTTCGTTAGCTCCATTTGAAGAGCGAAAAGGCCGCACGGCGGATCAAATTCTACAAGAAGTGAATGCGAAATTAGCCACGATTGAAGAAGGGATGATCCAAGCCTTCGGCGCTCCGCCGATTTTGGGGCTTGGGAATGCCGGCGGATTTAAGATGCAAGTGCAGGATCAAGCGAGTTTGGGCTTGGGGGTCTTGGAAGGGATGACCTGGAACCTGGTGGAAGCATCCACGCGCGAGCCGGGAATTGTGGGCAGTTTCAGCACGTTTCGCTCAGCCGCCCCGCAATTGTATGTGCATGTCGATCGCAGTCGCTGCCAGAAAATGGGCATCGATGTGCAAGCCGTGAATCAAGCCTTACAGATTTATTTCGGATCGTTATATGTCAACGACCTCACCAAGTTTAATCGAAACTGGCAAGTGAATGTCCAGGCGGATGCACAATTTCGCGCCCGCGAAGAGGATCTGCGTCAGGTCAAAGTTCGATCGCCCAGTGGCAAAATGGTGCCGATTTCCGGCCTTATTCGTGTGGAGCGAATCGCCGGTCCGAGTAAAGTGAATCGCTACCAGATGCGACCTGCCGCTGATATTAACGGATTTAATATCCCCACGATGATTAGCTCGGGGGATGCAATCGCTCGAATGGAAGCACTGGCGAAACGTGAACTCCCTCAAGGGATGTCATTCCTGTGGACGGATATGGCATATCAAGAAGTCGCGGCTGCCAACACGCGTGTTGCGATTCCCGGCGTCTTTGAATTTCGGGGGAATACGACATTATTAATTTTCGGGCTGAGTGTATTATTGGCCTTTCTCGTGTTGGCGGCCCAATATGAGAGTTGGTTACTTCCGTTGGCCGTGGTGTTAATTGTGCCAATGTGTTTGTTATGTGCCGTCATTGGCTTGCAGGTGGCGGCATTGGATTTGAACGTCTTTACGCAGATTGGCTTAGTCGTGTTGGTCGGTTTGGCCTGTAAAAACGCGATTCTCATCGTCGAATATGCCAAGCAGAAACGCGAAGAGGGGATGAATCGAGATCAGGCGGCGCTGGAAGCCTCCAAGCAACGCTTGCGGCCGATTTTGATGACCTCGTTTGCGTTTATTTTGGGCGTGGTTCCGCTCGTGATCGCCGAGGGGGCTGGGGCGGAGATGCGCCGGGCGTTGGGTACAGCGGTCTTCTCGGGCATGTTGGGCGTGACCGTGTTCGGGATCTTCTTCACGCCCGTGTTTTATGTGTTGCTCGAACGCTTCCGGAAATCGCCGCAATCGACCGAAACGACGACACCACAACCCGTTGCGTCACCGGCAGCCGTTCCGCATCCACCCGCTCCGGCGGCAAATGCGGTGGCCGATGCAGCTTCACCGGATGCGAAATCGGCCGTCAATCCTGGCTCGCATTGA
- a CDS encoding efflux RND transporter periplasmic adaptor subunit has product MLIHRLRLLGGLALITMIGNLGCQKAPPGLTPPEPPPVSVDYPVEKELASYFEFIGQLKAVKDQEVRAQVGGYLKKIYFQEGQKVKAGEALYEIDPIPYQATLDKAKGHVLQVKASLKRAQLEEARVQGLFKTKAVSEEERDRAVANLASAEGELAIANAEVTQAEFDLKNTVIRTETTGLVGRTEITEGNLVTAGTTLLTRVTSVSPIYGFWDVDELTSLWYRERIYNTKTIPNPRTAQQLKCWIRLNSPELPERAGVVDYIDPIIDRDTGTRPIRGVFDNDDGFLTPGDSVRVRVEAGPARRRLLITELAIGSQQTQKFVYVVNPADEVEQRKVTLGEVRDGMQEILSGITANDRVIVNGLLRVRPGMKVNPKLVSSK; this is encoded by the coding sequence GACTGCTGGGTGGTTTGGCGTTGATAACCATGATTGGCAATCTGGGTTGTCAGAAAGCTCCACCGGGATTGACGCCACCTGAACCGCCACCCGTGTCTGTGGATTATCCCGTTGAAAAAGAATTGGCCTCTTACTTTGAATTCATCGGGCAATTAAAGGCCGTGAAAGATCAAGAGGTTCGAGCGCAGGTCGGTGGATATTTGAAGAAAATCTATTTCCAGGAAGGCCAAAAAGTCAAAGCGGGCGAGGCGTTATACGAGATCGACCCGATTCCGTATCAAGCGACGTTGGACAAAGCCAAGGGACACGTTCTGCAAGTGAAGGCGAGTCTGAAACGTGCTCAATTGGAAGAGGCTCGTGTGCAAGGATTGTTCAAAACCAAAGCCGTGAGCGAAGAAGAACGGGATCGTGCCGTGGCGAATTTGGCGAGCGCCGAGGGGGAACTCGCAATCGCCAATGCAGAAGTCACACAGGCCGAATTTGATTTGAAAAATACTGTGATTCGCACCGAAACCACCGGACTCGTCGGGCGGACGGAGATTACAGAAGGGAACTTAGTCACCGCAGGCACGACACTGCTGACACGGGTGACCAGCGTTTCGCCCATTTATGGATTCTGGGATGTCGATGAATTAACATCGTTATGGTACCGTGAACGGATTTATAACACCAAGACCATTCCAAATCCGCGCACAGCTCAACAATTAAAGTGTTGGATTCGACTCAATTCTCCTGAATTACCCGAGCGCGCTGGGGTGGTGGATTACATTGATCCGATTATCGATCGCGATACCGGGACTCGCCCAATTCGTGGCGTTTTCGATAACGACGATGGGTTTCTGACCCCTGGCGATTCGGTTCGGGTGCGGGTCGAAGCTGGCCCGGCTCGTCGTCGATTGTTGATCACCGAACTTGCGATTGGCAGCCAACAAACGCAGAAATTCGTCTACGTCGTCAATCCTGCCGACGAAGTGGAACAACGCAAAGTGACGCTCGGTGAAGTGCGCGACGGCATGCAAGAAATTTTAAGCGGGATCACGGCCAACGATCGCGTCATCGTAAATGGTTTGCTTCGGGTTCGGCCTGGAATGAAAGTGAATCCGAAACTCGTCAGCTCCAAGTAA